A stretch of Azospirillum brasilense DNA encodes these proteins:
- a CDS encoding Lrp/AsnC ligand binding domain-containing protein has protein sequence MTELDRTDRRILAILQMDGRISAVDLAERVGLSATTAGERMRRLLKDGYVTGFTARLDPHRLGFGLMVFVEVLLDKTTPDVFDRFAQAIRHAPEVLECHMVAGGFDYLVKTRVADMAAYRRFLGDVLLSLPGVRETRTYAVMEEVKNDGPLPL, from the coding sequence ATGACGGAGCTTGATCGGACCGACCGGCGCATCCTGGCAATTTTGCAGATGGACGGGCGGATTTCCGCCGTGGATCTGGCGGAGCGGGTCGGCCTGTCGGCCACCACCGCCGGCGAGCGGATGCGGCGGTTGCTGAAGGACGGCTATGTGACGGGATTCACGGCGCGGCTCGATCCGCACCGGCTGGGCTTCGGGCTGATGGTGTTCGTCGAGGTGCTGCTCGACAAGACGACGCCCGACGTGTTCGACCGCTTCGCCCAGGCCATCCGACACGCGCCGGAGGTCCTGGAATGCCACATGGTGGCCGGCGGATTCGACTATCTGGTGAAGACGCGGGTGGCCGACATGGCGGCCTACCGGCGGTTCCTCGGGGATGTGCTTCTGTCGCTGCCCGGCGTCCGGGAAACCCGAACCTACGCGGTGATGGAGGAGGTCAAGAACGACGGCCCCCTCCCCCTCTGA
- the proC gene encoding pyrroline-5-carboxylate reductase → MDGAGSAPGGGTILLLGAGRMGGAMLRGWLAQGVPASAISVADPSPAPDLVELAARTGVRLNPADGAAVDTLVVAVKPQMVESAAAGVRAVLAPHTLVLSIMAGKTLANLRRLFPAAGSVVRAMPNLPAAVGRGATVAVAEPGCPAERKARAASLLTAVGSLEWLADEMLVDAATALSGSGPAYVFYLVECLTRAGVEVGLPADVSERLARATVEGAGALMGATGQSAAELRAGVTSPGGTTAAGLSKLMADDHLQSLLNATLRAAAQRAAELGGTGPKA, encoded by the coding sequence ATGGACGGTGCCGGATCGGCGCCGGGCGGCGGTACGATCCTTCTGCTGGGTGCCGGACGCATGGGCGGCGCCATGCTGCGCGGCTGGCTGGCGCAGGGCGTGCCGGCCTCCGCCATTTCGGTCGCCGACCCTAGCCCTGCGCCGGATCTGGTCGAACTGGCCGCGCGGACCGGCGTCCGCTTGAATCCGGCGGACGGCGCCGCGGTTGATACCCTCGTGGTTGCGGTCAAGCCGCAGATGGTGGAGAGCGCTGCTGCGGGCGTGCGGGCGGTGCTGGCGCCGCACACGCTGGTGCTGTCGATCATGGCGGGCAAGACGCTGGCCAACCTGCGCCGTCTGTTCCCGGCGGCAGGCAGCGTCGTGCGGGCGATGCCGAACCTTCCGGCGGCGGTCGGGCGCGGCGCCACCGTCGCGGTGGCCGAGCCGGGCTGCCCGGCCGAGCGGAAGGCGCGCGCCGCGTCCCTGCTGACCGCGGTCGGGAGCCTGGAGTGGTTGGCCGACGAGATGCTGGTCGACGCCGCCACGGCGCTGTCCGGCTCCGGCCCCGCCTATGTCTTCTACCTCGTGGAGTGTTTGACCCGCGCCGGGGTGGAGGTGGGGCTGCCCGCCGACGTGTCGGAACGGCTGGCCCGCGCCACGGTCGAGGGGGCAGGGGCACTGATGGGTGCCACCGGCCAGTCGGCGGCCGAGCTTCGCGCCGGCGTGACCTCCCCCGGCGGGACCACGGCGGCCGGCCTTTCCAAGCTGATGGCCGATGACCACCTCCAGAGTCTGTTGAACGCGACCCTGCGCGCGGCGGCCCAGCGTGCCGCCGAACTGGGCGGAACCGGCCCGAAAGCCTGA
- the putA gene encoding trifunctional transcriptional regulator/proline dehydrogenase/L-glutamate gamma-semialdehyde dehydrogenase: MNSMTNPTATRADTRTAIPPAASGRAAPFADFAPPIRPATELRAAITAAYRRPEPDCLPFLFEQASLPPGVITAAAATARKLITALRAKPRGRGVEGLIHEYSLSSQEGMALMCLAEALLRIPDHATRDALIRDKIAGGDWQAHLGKGGSMFVNAATWGLLITGKLTSAGGEQALSSALTRLIARGGEPLIRRGVDFAMRMMGEQFVTGQTIQEALTNARPMEAEGFRYSYDMLGEAALTAEDAARYYADYENAIHAIGKASAGRGVYEGPGISIKLSAIHPRYSRAQADRVMDELLPRVKALALLAKGYDIGLNIDAEEADRLELSLDLMESLCFDPDLAGWNGIGFVVQAYGKRCPYVIDFLVDLARRSGHRLMIRLVKGAYWDSEIKRAQLDGLPDFPVYTRKVYTDVSYVACARKLLAAPDAVFPQFATHNAQTLATIYEMAGSDFQVGKYEFQCLHGMGEPLYKEVVGPLKRPCRIYAPVGTHETLLAYLVRRLLENGANSSFVNRIADPAVPVDELVADPVAVAKAIAPLGAPHALIALPRNLYAPERANSAGIDLSDETELARLSAALSASAEMTWTAAPLLADGERAGQAQPVRNPADRRDVVGTVTEASEALVAEAFGHAVAAAPAWAATPPEERAACLFRAADTMQERMPTLLGLIVREAGKSLPNAIAEVREAIDFLRYYGAQARDRFDNATHRPLGPVVCISPWNFPLAIFSGQIAAALAAGNPVLAKPAEETPLIAAEAVRILHAAGIPAGALQLLPGAGEVGAALVGHEAVRGVMFTGSTEVARLIQRQLAGRLLPDGGPIPLIAETGGQNAMIVDSSALAEQVVGDVIASAFDSAGQRCSALRILCLQEDVADRTLAMLKGAMRELRIGNPDRLAVDVGPVISEEARATIAAHIEAMRAKGRNVEFLPLPAETADGTFIAPTVIEIGGIHELEREVFGPVLHVVRFHRDDLDAVVDAINATGYGLTFGLHTRIDATIERVTGRIGAGNVYVNRNTIGAVVGVQPFGGHGLSGTGPKAGGPLYLSRLLSRRPKGWLEFRGPDAARAAGLAYGEWLRAKGFTAEASRCAGYVARSAIGGGAELNGPVGERNLYELHGRGRVLLLPQTRTGLLLQLGAVLATGNSAAVDAPPDLAELLRGLPPALAVRVRTTADWRDVGLLAAVLVEGDRERVTAVNRRVTELPGPILLVQAASAEALAAGRGEGYDLDLLLNERSVSVNTAAAGGNASLVAMS, translated from the coding sequence ATGAACAGCATGACCAACCCGACCGCCACCCGTGCCGACACCCGGACCGCCATCCCGCCCGCCGCGTCCGGCCGCGCGGCGCCCTTCGCGGATTTCGCCCCGCCGATCCGTCCGGCGACCGAGCTGCGCGCCGCGATCACCGCCGCCTACCGCCGGCCCGAGCCGGACTGCCTGCCTTTCCTGTTCGAGCAGGCGTCACTGCCGCCCGGTGTCATCACCGCGGCGGCGGCGACCGCCCGCAAGCTGATCACCGCCCTGCGCGCCAAGCCGCGGGGCCGCGGCGTCGAAGGGCTGATCCACGAATACAGCCTGTCCAGCCAGGAAGGCATGGCGCTGATGTGTCTGGCGGAGGCGCTGCTGCGCATCCCCGACCACGCCACGCGCGACGCGCTGATCCGCGACAAGATCGCCGGGGGTGACTGGCAGGCCCATCTCGGCAAGGGCGGCTCGATGTTCGTCAACGCCGCCACCTGGGGTCTGCTGATCACCGGCAAGCTGACCTCGGCGGGCGGCGAGCAGGCGCTGTCCTCCGCCCTGACGCGCCTGATCGCGCGCGGCGGCGAGCCGCTGATCCGCCGCGGCGTCGATTTCGCCATGCGCATGATGGGCGAACAGTTCGTCACCGGCCAGACCATCCAGGAGGCGCTGACCAACGCCCGCCCGATGGAGGCCGAGGGCTTCCGCTATTCCTATGACATGCTGGGCGAGGCGGCGCTGACGGCGGAGGACGCCGCGCGCTACTACGCCGACTACGAGAACGCCATCCATGCCATCGGCAAGGCGTCGGCCGGGCGCGGCGTCTATGAGGGGCCGGGCATCTCCATCAAGCTGTCGGCGATCCACCCGCGCTATTCGCGCGCCCAGGCCGACCGGGTGATGGACGAGCTGCTGCCACGCGTGAAGGCGCTGGCGCTGCTCGCCAAGGGCTACGACATCGGCCTGAACATCGACGCCGAGGAGGCCGACCGGCTGGAGCTGTCGCTCGACCTGATGGAATCGCTGTGCTTCGACCCGGATCTGGCGGGCTGGAACGGCATCGGCTTTGTCGTCCAGGCCTACGGCAAGCGCTGCCCCTACGTCATCGACTTCCTGGTCGATCTGGCGCGGCGCAGCGGCCACCGGCTGATGATCCGTCTGGTCAAGGGCGCCTATTGGGACAGCGAGATCAAGCGCGCCCAGCTCGACGGGCTGCCCGACTTCCCGGTCTACACGCGCAAGGTCTACACCGACGTCTCCTACGTCGCCTGCGCCCGCAAGCTGCTGGCCGCCCCCGACGCGGTGTTCCCGCAGTTCGCCACCCACAATGCCCAGACGCTCGCCACCATCTACGAGATGGCCGGCAGCGACTTCCAGGTCGGCAAGTACGAGTTCCAGTGCCTGCACGGCATGGGCGAGCCGCTCTACAAGGAGGTCGTCGGCCCGCTGAAGCGGCCCTGCCGCATCTACGCGCCGGTCGGCACGCACGAGACGCTGCTGGCCTATCTGGTCCGCCGCCTGCTGGAGAACGGGGCCAACAGCTCCTTCGTCAACCGCATCGCTGACCCGGCGGTCCCCGTCGATGAGCTGGTCGCCGACCCTGTGGCGGTCGCCAAGGCCATCGCCCCGCTGGGCGCGCCGCACGCGCTGATCGCCCTGCCGCGGAACCTCTACGCGCCGGAGCGGGCCAACTCCGCCGGCATCGACCTGTCCGACGAGACGGAGCTGGCCCGCCTGTCCGCCGCCCTGTCGGCCAGCGCCGAAATGACTTGGACCGCCGCGCCGCTGCTGGCGGACGGCGAGCGGGCGGGGCAGGCCCAGCCTGTGCGCAACCCGGCCGATCGCCGCGACGTGGTCGGCACGGTGACCGAGGCGAGCGAGGCCCTGGTGGCGGAGGCCTTCGGCCACGCCGTCGCGGCGGCGCCCGCCTGGGCCGCCACCCCGCCGGAGGAGCGCGCCGCCTGCCTGTTCCGTGCCGCCGACACGATGCAGGAGCGGATGCCGACCCTGCTCGGTCTGATCGTCCGCGAGGCCGGCAAGTCGCTGCCCAACGCCATCGCGGAAGTGCGGGAGGCCATCGACTTCCTGCGCTACTACGGGGCGCAGGCGCGCGACCGCTTCGACAACGCCACCCACCGCCCGCTGGGTCCGGTGGTCTGTATCAGCCCGTGGAATTTCCCGCTCGCCATCTTCTCCGGCCAGATCGCCGCGGCGCTGGCCGCCGGCAACCCGGTGCTGGCGAAGCCGGCCGAGGAAACCCCGCTGATCGCCGCCGAGGCCGTGCGCATCCTGCACGCCGCGGGCATCCCCGCCGGGGCGCTCCAGCTTCTCCCCGGCGCGGGCGAGGTCGGCGCCGCCCTGGTCGGGCACGAGGCGGTGCGCGGCGTGATGTTCACCGGCTCCACCGAGGTGGCGCGGCTGATCCAGCGCCAGCTCGCCGGGCGCCTGCTGCCGGACGGCGGGCCGATCCCGCTGATCGCCGAGACCGGCGGCCAGAACGCCATGATCGTGGACAGCTCCGCCCTGGCCGAGCAGGTGGTGGGCGACGTGATCGCGTCGGCCTTCGACAGCGCCGGCCAACGCTGCTCCGCCCTGCGCATCCTCTGCCTGCAGGAGGACGTGGCCGACCGCACGCTCGCCATGCTGAAGGGCGCCATGCGGGAGCTGCGCATCGGTAACCCGGACCGGCTGGCGGTCGATGTCGGCCCGGTCATCAGCGAGGAGGCCCGCGCCACCATCGCCGCCCACATCGAGGCGATGCGCGCCAAGGGCCGCAATGTGGAGTTCCTGCCGCTGCCCGCCGAGACGGCGGACGGCACCTTCATCGCCCCGACGGTGATCGAGATCGGCGGCATCCATGAGCTTGAGCGGGAGGTCTTCGGCCCGGTCCTGCACGTCGTCCGCTTCCACCGCGACGACCTCGACGCGGTGGTCGATGCGATCAACGCCACCGGCTACGGCCTGACCTTCGGCTTGCACACCCGCATCGACGCCACCATCGAGCGGGTTACCGGGCGGATCGGCGCGGGCAACGTCTACGTCAACCGCAACACCATCGGCGCGGTGGTCGGCGTGCAGCCCTTCGGCGGCCACGGCCTGTCGGGCACCGGCCCCAAGGCGGGCGGCCCGCTCTACCTCTCCCGCCTGCTCAGCCGCCGCCCCAAGGGCTGGCTGGAGTTTCGCGGGCCGGACGCCGCACGCGCGGCCGGGCTGGCCTACGGCGAGTGGCTGCGCGCCAAGGGCTTCACGGCGGAGGCGTCGCGCTGCGCCGGCTACGTGGCGCGCAGCGCCATCGGCGGCGGCGCGGAGCTGAACGGCCCGGTGGGCGAGCGCAACCTCTATGAACTGCATGGGCGGGGCCGCGTCCTGCTGCTGCCGCAGACGCGGACGGGCCTGCTGCTCCAGCTCGGCGCGGTCCTGGCGACGGGCAACAGCGCCGCGGTGGACGCCCCGCCGGACCTGGCCGAGCTGCTGCGCGGCCTGCCCCCGGCGCTGGCCGTGCGGGTGCGGACCACGGCGGATTGGCGCGACGTCGGGCTGCTCGCCGCGGTTCTGGTGGAAGGCGACCGCGAACGCGTGACCGCCGTCAACCGGCGCGTCACGGAGCTTCCCGGCCCGATCCTGCTGGTGCAGGCGGCGAGCGCCGAGGCTTTGGCGGCGGGGCGGGGCGAGGGCTACGACCTCGACCTGCTGCTCAACGAGCGCTCGGTCAGCGTCAACACCGCGGCTGCCGGCGGCAACGCCAGCCTCGTCGCGATGAGCTGA
- a CDS encoding MBL fold metallo-hydrolase, producing MKDDAELIRHPLSEAPDNGTVREVAPGVLWLRLPLPYALDHVNLYLFEEGDGWALFDTGLGDDVSRECWDRLLGGPLGGKPIVRLVVSHFHPDHVGLAGWLHERFAPPLHMTQSEYYYAKLLQQGRDPQALEAQDAFYQAGGLSPDEIQQMLGRGLSYLNRTTGLAPSFERMIPGQTLRLGGRDWRILTGGGHSPEQAMLYCAADRLFLAADQVIARISPNVSVSAMQPKADPLGLYLSSLAAIREEVAADALVLSGHRLPFYGLDHRTRALEAHHADRCAQIAEACRTKPLSCKELVPVLFRRALDSHQLSFAFGEALAHLNHMVGRGELRTETRADGVLAYHSA from the coding sequence GTGAAAGACGACGCCGAACTCATCCGCCATCCGCTTTCCGAAGCACCGGACAATGGAACGGTCAGGGAGGTGGCGCCGGGTGTGCTGTGGCTGCGCCTGCCGCTACCCTACGCGCTGGACCACGTCAACCTCTACCTCTTCGAGGAGGGGGACGGCTGGGCGCTGTTCGACACCGGGCTGGGCGACGACGTCAGCCGCGAGTGCTGGGACCGGCTGCTGGGCGGCCCGCTGGGCGGCAAGCCGATCGTCCGGCTGGTGGTCAGCCACTTCCACCCCGACCATGTCGGTCTGGCCGGCTGGCTGCACGAGCGTTTCGCCCCGCCGCTGCACATGACCCAGAGCGAGTATTACTACGCCAAGCTGCTGCAACAAGGGCGTGATCCCCAGGCGCTGGAGGCGCAGGACGCCTTCTACCAAGCCGGGGGCCTGTCGCCCGACGAGATCCAGCAGATGCTCGGCCGCGGCCTCAGCTACCTCAACCGCACGACCGGGCTGGCCCCCAGCTTCGAGCGGATGATTCCCGGCCAGACCCTGCGGCTGGGCGGGCGCGACTGGCGCATCCTGACCGGCGGCGGCCACTCGCCGGAGCAGGCGATGCTCTATTGTGCCGCCGACCGGCTGTTCCTCGCCGCCGATCAGGTCATCGCGCGAATCTCCCCCAACGTCAGCGTCTCGGCGATGCAGCCCAAGGCCGACCCGCTGGGGCTCTACCTGTCGTCGCTGGCCGCGATCCGGGAGGAGGTGGCGGCGGACGCGCTGGTCCTGTCCGGTCACCGGCTGCCCTTCTACGGGCTGGACCACCGCACCCGCGCGCTGGAGGCCCACCACGCCGACCGCTGCGCGCAGATCGCCGAGGCCTGCCGCACCAAGCCGCTGAGCTGCAAGGAACTGGTTCCGGTGCTGTTCCGCCGGGCGCTGGATTCGCACCAGTTGAGCTTCGCCTTCGGCGAGGCGCTGGCCCACCTCAACCACATGGTCGGGCGCGGCGAGCTGCGCACCGAGACACGCGCCGACGGCGTGCTGGCCTACCACAGCGCCTGA
- a CDS encoding extensin family protein, producing the protein MGRFFRWTAALLLLAAVGGAAMVGTGAVTVPPRYDPWAPLDIGEVPNLLTRLKLSRLEGARRQCHAVLGDTGLRFTPVTDRQTGPGCGLTDAVQVSRSAVAFNSGFTVTCPLAAAWMLFETHTLQPAAQRHFGQRVARVRHLGSYACRNVYGRAEGRRSEHATANALDIAGFTLADGTTIALPGDWAPADGRKGAFLREVRDGACEVFRAVLGPDYNEAHGDHFHLDMGPYRVCR; encoded by the coding sequence ATGGGACGGTTCTTCCGCTGGACGGCGGCCCTGCTGCTTCTGGCCGCCGTGGGAGGGGCGGCGATGGTGGGAACGGGCGCGGTAACGGTTCCGCCCCGCTACGACCCCTGGGCGCCGCTGGACATCGGGGAGGTGCCGAACCTGCTGACCCGCCTCAAGCTGTCCCGGCTGGAGGGTGCGCGCCGGCAGTGCCACGCCGTTCTGGGCGACACGGGCCTGCGCTTCACTCCGGTGACCGACCGGCAGACCGGTCCGGGCTGCGGCCTGACCGATGCGGTGCAGGTCAGCCGCTCGGCGGTGGCCTTCAACAGCGGCTTCACGGTCACCTGCCCGCTCGCCGCCGCCTGGATGCTGTTCGAGACGCACACGCTCCAGCCGGCGGCGCAGCGGCATTTCGGCCAGCGCGTGGCGCGGGTGCGGCATCTGGGAAGCTACGCCTGCCGCAACGTCTACGGCCGGGCGGAGGGACGCCGCAGCGAGCACGCCACCGCCAACGCCCTCGACATCGCCGGATTCACGCTGGCCGACGGGACCACCATCGCCCTGCCCGGCGACTGGGCGCCGGCGGACGGACGTAAGGGGGCATTCCTGCGCGAGGTGCGCGACGGCGCCTGCGAGGTCTTCCGCGCGGTGCTGGGCCCCGACTACAACGAGGCCCACGGCGACCACTTCCACCTCGACATGGGGCCGTACCGCGTCTGCCGCTGA
- a CDS encoding anti-sigma factor family protein, with amino-acid sequence MGSDPISLNQNADLHLYMDGEMEPARRAAFEAQLAANPALAAKLHEYRHQQEMLKLGLDMMAAVSVQDTETLAGRLRWRLDMDRFSRRVAPLAAAMLLVMGGWSLTVWVQSGGATGPQLAGEVDDVPAFADEAADAHSKAVALNTLQPAPPQTNVTPVPVQTAQVPLPEGRGMTVALPAIGPELTLIRASIVPWNHGTALQFLYREPDGELLTLFVASGEPAQDGTLHTVVQDSLRLVYWRAGLVAYTITGNKADGDLLTVAKKMADSIRRS; translated from the coding sequence ATGGGCAGCGATCCCATCAGCCTCAACCAGAACGCCGACCTGCATCTCTACATGGACGGCGAGATGGAACCGGCCCGCCGCGCCGCCTTCGAGGCGCAGCTTGCCGCCAACCCGGCCCTGGCCGCCAAGCTGCACGAGTACCGGCACCAGCAGGAGATGCTGAAGCTCGGCCTCGACATGATGGCCGCCGTTTCGGTGCAAGATACCGAAACCTTGGCCGGGCGCCTGCGTTGGCGGCTGGACATGGACCGCTTCTCCCGGCGGGTCGCCCCGCTGGCCGCTGCCATGCTGCTGGTCATGGGGGGGTGGAGCCTGACCGTGTGGGTGCAGTCGGGCGGGGCCACCGGACCGCAGCTGGCCGGCGAGGTCGACGATGTCCCGGCCTTCGCCGACGAGGCGGCGGACGCCCATTCCAAGGCCGTCGCGCTCAACACGCTGCAGCCGGCCCCGCCCCAGACGAACGTCACACCCGTCCCGGTTCAGACCGCCCAGGTGCCGCTGCCGGAGGGCCGCGGCATGACGGTGGCGCTTCCCGCCATCGGTCCGGAACTGACCCTGATCCGGGCCAGCATCGTGCCATGGAACCATGGCACCGCTCTCCAGTTTCTCTACAGGGAACCGGATGGCGAACTGCTGACCCTGTTCGTCGCGTCCGGCGAGCCGGCGCAGGACGGCACGCTGCATACCGTCGTGCAGGACAGCCTGCGGCTCGTCTATTGGCGGGCCGGGCTGGTCGCCTACACCATCACCGGCAACAAGGCCGACGGCGATCTGCTGACCGTCGCCAAGAAGATGGCGGACAGCATCCGCCGATCCTGA
- a CDS encoding sigma-70 family RNA polymerase sigma factor — MTFSLRDQLSNQLRSLRRYALALARNRDDAEDLVQETLVRAISGSRTFRPNGDLRSWLFGILHNVHVNGVRREQVRARGASTIEAMTHGQMPPNQPDHVELMRTIEAFATLPDEQRRVLTLVAVEGMSYQEAARQLDIPLGTLMSRLARGREALRVEMGHREMGHREMGQRDRAQTALRAVR; from the coding sequence GTGACGTTCAGCCTGCGCGATCAACTGTCGAATCAACTGCGCTCCCTGCGCCGCTACGCCCTCGCGCTGGCGCGCAACCGCGACGATGCGGAGGATCTCGTGCAGGAGACGTTGGTGCGCGCCATTTCCGGCTCCCGGACTTTCCGGCCGAACGGCGACCTGCGTTCCTGGCTGTTCGGCATCCTGCACAACGTCCACGTCAACGGGGTGCGGCGGGAGCAGGTGCGGGCGCGCGGCGCCTCGACCATCGAGGCGATGACCCACGGGCAGATGCCGCCCAACCAGCCGGACCATGTCGAGTTGATGCGGACCATCGAGGCCTTCGCCACCCTTCCCGACGAGCAGCGCCGCGTCCTCACCCTCGTCGCCGTGGAGGGGATGAGCTACCAGGAGGCCGCCCGTCAGCTGGACATCCCGCTCGGCACGCTGATGTCGCGTCTGGCCCGCGGACGGGAGGCGCTGCGTGTGGAGATGGGCCACCGGGAGATGGGCCACCGGGAGATGGGACAGCGCGACCGCGCCCAGACCGCGCTGCGGGCGGTGAGGTGA
- a CDS encoding ArsR/SmtB family transcription factor: protein MPSIEPPLDPAELEERAAEAEAFLRSIASRHRLMILCSLLDGEMPVGDLARRLGLSQSNLSQHLAKLRDEGLVATRRDGTSIHYRIGSDRVRPILLELYRQFCVGARCVADADPMP from the coding sequence ATGCCATCCATCGAGCCGCCGCTTGACCCCGCCGAGCTGGAAGAGCGGGCCGCCGAGGCGGAAGCCTTCCTGCGCTCCATCGCCAGCCGCCACCGGCTGATGATTCTGTGCAGCCTGCTGGACGGAGAGATGCCGGTGGGCGACCTCGCGCGGCGGCTCGGCCTGTCGCAGTCGAACCTGTCCCAGCACCTTGCCAAGCTGCGGGACGAGGGGCTGGTCGCCACCCGGCGGGACGGCACGTCGATCCACTACCGCATCGGGTCGGACCGGGTGCGCCCGATCCTGCTGGAGCTGTACCGCCAGTTCTGCGTCGGCGCGCGCTGCGTGGCCGACGCAGACCCGATGCCCTGA
- a CDS encoding rhodanese-like domain-containing protein translates to MSDRIKTVDAATVMGWLKDGSAVIVDVREPHEHRAVRIPGATLVPLSRFDPARVPDATGKHLVFHCQSGRRCGPASAQMAASGFAGDIHRLNGGMAAWMAASGPVER, encoded by the coding sequence ATGAGCGACCGGATCAAGACCGTCGACGCAGCCACCGTCATGGGCTGGCTGAAGGACGGCTCGGCGGTGATCGTCGATGTCCGCGAGCCGCATGAGCACCGCGCCGTCCGCATCCCCGGCGCCACGCTGGTGCCGCTGTCGCGGTTCGACCCGGCCCGCGTGCCGGACGCGACGGGCAAGCATCTGGTCTTCCATTGCCAGAGCGGTCGCCGCTGCGGCCCGGCGTCGGCCCAGATGGCGGCCAGCGGATTTGCCGGGGACATCCACCGGCTGAACGGCGGCATGGCCGCCTGGATGGCCGCCTCCGGGCCGGTCGAGCGCTGA